A portion of the Gadus macrocephalus chromosome 10, ASM3116895v1 genome contains these proteins:
- the rest gene encoding RE1-silencing transcription factor isoform X2 encodes MATRAMFPAGVFSVGGEMVEDEGPSLSDLPGNNLPVPQLVMLANAATAVGGMESAAEDGASCDGLTEEKDMVELKTVGCTYSDSEGESVSYDQQNRVEFCIVEYVDSPGPRVWTPAPRNKVQDDHEAAEEEEEEGEKKKEETKDSEEDVKDLSKPQEASAPDTAEASAAAAAAKRRSSHAAAVESAKKKKPFHCKPCNYQAENEEEFVEHLGTHAVSKRMMLNRVEGRSKAKGPGAGGPVPPAEAGGGDEADSKGVIRCERCGYNTNRYDHYVAHLKHHSKEGEDQRVFKCTLCPYTTVSQYHWRKHLRNHFPSKLHTCDQCSYFSDRKSNYIQHIRKHTGMRPFRCPYCDYSSSQKTHLTRHMRTHSGERPFKCDTCNYLAANQHEVTRHARQVHNGPKPLACPYCLYKTADRSNFKKHVELHLNPRQFHCPLCKYAASKKCNLQYHIKSRHVGCDIPIDVSKVKLRVKKGGEDSADPSGRSKVRGGEDDDEDDDDGGSGGDFESDEEYGSKLAPAPIAPSAKKGGGHTQAVGTDGETDRGQRKAKTAAAVKDKGALEGKEKAVRKVTTRQRKVAAADGGPAETPPKSRDPKAKRSARKKQPLPKETPCVQEAAEPANPNEGQVVLQRSIEEMKKLQKERRMEKVRKAKQEDGKPKADVKTNKRLQSRRTGAKKPDKGSGKPGEGVSVGNGPEESPEVEQPARKVKVGKRRAVEALDLSTKHSAATPTSGLPSPKRCKTSAANKPATKPSLSKTASETPEPCQAPQEEEAKLKKTRKTNKRTPVLQEAPASPGDTLDSVTGGTPTAPTDVQRSPPETQSEVSHPQPDSSDVQRLTKPRPAQQKDKPAAQETAPQETEPQEAAPQEAASQEAAPPAPEKDLPAAAEGPSRGSGPGEEEEETPCAVADRPPAPTFRRPGAKAPRPSLELPRPAEEDEGIHSSHEGASDASDCASEGGSEDSGLNSAGAGSGKMANDPETPTDEIPTPTELKCHLCVFCDRTFPLEVEYRRHLNRHLVNVYYPAEAGK; translated from the exons ATGGCCACCCGTGCCATGTTCCCCGCGGGTGTGTTCTCGGttgggggggagatggtggaggacgAAGGCCCCAGCCTGAGTGATCTGCCCGGGAACAACCTGCCCGTGCCCCAGCTGGTAATGCTGGCAAACGCGGCCACAGCGGTGGGGGGCATGGAAAGTGCGGCGGAGGACGGGGCCAGCTGCGACGGGCTCACGGAGGAGAAGGACATGGTGGAGCTGAAGACGGTTGGCTGCACCTACTCggacagcgagggagagagcgtgAG CTACGACCAGCAGAACCGGGTCGAGTTCTGCATCGTGGAGTACGTGGATTCCCCCGGACCCCGGGTTTGGACCCCAGCCCCCAGGAACAAAGTCCAGGATGACCACGAggcagcggaggaggaggaggaggagggggagaagaagaaggaggaaacCAAAGACTCGGAAGAGGACGTCAAGGATCTTTCCAAACCACAGGAGGCGAGTGCCCCCGACACGGCGGAAGcttctgccgccgccgccgccgccaaacGCAGGAGTAGCCACGCCGCCGCGGTGGAGAGcgccaagaagaagaagccctTCCACTGCAAGCCCTGCAACTACCAGGCGGAGAACGAGGAGGAGTTTGTGGAGCACCTGGGCACCCACGCCGTCAGCAAGAGGATGATGCTGAACCGCGTGGAGGGCCGGAGCAAGGCCAAGGGcccgggggccgggggccccgTGCCGCCGGCGGAGGCCGGCGGTGGGGACGAGGCGGACAGCAAGGGCGTGATCCGCTGCGAGAGGTGCGGCTACAACACCAACCGCTACGACCACTACGTCGCCCACCTCAAGCACCACAgcaaggagggggaggaccAAAG GGTGTTCAAGTGCACTCTGTGTCCGTACACCACCGTCAGCCAGTACCACTGGAGGAAGCATCTGCGCAATCACTTCCCCAGCAAGCTCCACACCTGCGACCAGTGCTCCTACTTCTCGGACCGCAAGAGCAACTACATCCAGCACATACGAAAGCACACCG gAATGCGTCCGTTCCGGTGTCCCTACTGTGACTACTCCAGCTCCCAGAAGACTCACCTGACCCGTCACATGAGGACCCATTCAG GCGAGAGGCCGTTCAAGTGCGACACCTGCAACTACCTGGCGGCCAATCAGCACGAGGTGACGAGGCACGCCCGCCAGGTGCACAACGGCCCCAAGCCGCTGGCCTGTCCCTACTGCCTGTACAAGACGGCCGACCGCAGCAACTTCAAGAAGCACGTGGAGCTCCACCTCAACCCGCGGCAGTTCCACTGCCCGCTCTGCAAGTACGCCGCGTCCAAGAAGTGCAACCTGCAGTACCACATCAAGTCCCGCCACGTGGGCTGCGACATCCCCATCGACGTGTCCAAGGTCAAGCTCCGCGTCAagaaggggggggaggactCCGCAGACCCCTCGGGCCGCAGCAAGGTGAGGGGcggggaggacgacgacgaagacgacgacgacggcggcaGCGGAGGCGACTTTGAAAGTGACGAAGAGTACGGGAGCAAACTAGCGCCGGCTCCGATCGCCCCGTCCGCCAAGAAGGGCGGGGGCCACACGCAGGCCGTGGGGACCGACGGGGAGACGGACCGAGGCCAGAGGAAGGCCAAGACCGCCGCGGCCGTCAAGGACAAGGGCGCCCTGGAGGGTAAGGAGAAGGCGGTGAGGAAGGTGACCACCAGGCAGAGGAAGGTGGCCGCGGCGGACGGAGGTCCGGCGGAGACGCCGCCGAAGAGCAGAGACCCCAAGGCGAAGAGGAGCGCCAGGAAGAAGCAGCCGCTGCCCAAGGAGACGCCGTGCGTCCAGGAGGCGGCCGAGCCGGCCAACCCCAACGAAGGGCAGGTCGTCCTGCAGCGGTCGATAGAGGAGATGAAGAAACtccagaaggagaggaggatggaaaAGGTGAGGAAGGCCAAGCAGGAGGACGGTAAACCCAAGGCTGACGTCAAGACGAACAAAAGGCTCCAGTCCAGGAGGACGGGAGCAAAGAAACCCGACAAAGGGAGCGGAAAACCTGGGGAGGGTGTCTCCGTGGGAAACGGCCCAGAAGAGTCACCTGAGGTGGAACAGCCGGCGAGGAAGGTCAAGGTTGGGAAGCGGAGAGCAGTAGAGGCCTTGGACCTTTCGACAAAGCATTCTGCTGCTACCCCGACCTCAGGACTCCCCAGTCCCAAGAGGTGTAAAACGAGCGCTGCCAACAAGCCGGCCACAAAACCCAGCCTTTCTAAAACAGCCTCTGAGACGCCAGAGCCGTGTCAAGCCCCGCAGGAAGAAGAGGCGAAGCTGAAGAAGACCCGGAAGACCAACAAGAGGACGCCCGTCCTGCAGGAAGCTCCCGCCTCCCCCGGAGACACGCTGGACTCTGTCACCGGGGGCACTCCGACGGCCCCTACAGACGTCCAGCGCTCTCCCCCTGAGACCCAGAGTGAGGTGAGCCACCCCCAACCAGACTCCAGCGACGTGCAGAGGCTGACAAAACCCCGGCCGGCGCAGCAGAAAGACAAACCCGCTGCGCAGGAAACGGCGCCACAGGAAACGGAGCCACAGGAAGCGGCACCACAGGAAGCGGCATCACAGGAAGCCGCTCCTCCAGCCCCGGAGAAGGACCTCCCAGCAGCGGCCGAGGGGCCGTCCCGGGGCTCCGGccccggagaggaggaggaggagacccccTGCGCCGTCGCAGACCGGCCCCCCGCGCCCACGTTCCGGCGCCCGGGGGCCAAAGCCCCGCGGCCGTCCCTGGAGCTCCCCAGGCCggcggaggaggacgaggggatACACAGCAGCCACGAGGGCGCCAGCGACGCCAGCGACTGCGCCTCCGAGGGCGGCAGCGAGGACTCGGGCCTCAACAGCGCCGGGGCCGGGTCGGGCAAGATGGCCAACGACCCGGAGACGCCCACCGACGAGATCCCCACGCCCACCGAGCTCAAGTGCCACCTGTGCGTCTTCTGCGACCGCACCTTCCCCCTGGAGGTGGAGTACCGCCGCCACCTCAACCGCCATCTGGTCAACGTTTATTACCCCGCCGAGGCCGGGAAGTGA
- the noa1 gene encoding nitric oxide-associated protein 1, giving the protein MYPFQVALRQLVSSRCTRHLYVVCLPGRPSRRDAHVLSAGQISTSITREELFHNTQTSRLFYSTRGSRVSHLDSQRGSVLPSFTTTVDPEKEEEFVFLDDAELVDEEPRDELQTVLKELQRIASPKAPNDVSLPRSLSDKSQHRGLEMQLRSLQTATKEVNLDSLVQFHDINYPEDEGISKKAKSEKKKVARGEHKVHGTPDSDQPVSSTCCSGCGAVLHCTAPEVAGYLPSEKFKVLTREDRLKNSVCQRCYLLVHHQKALTVEMSKEDYRNVVRGIKSHKALVLLIVDLLDLPDSIVPDITDLVGRNKHIVVLGNKIDLLPKDADNYLQRIKRQLSQYCNEAGIGENIKDVHLISAKTGYGIENLISSLQRSWKYKGDVYLVGTANAGKSTLFNTLLDSDYCKSKGTDVIHKATISPWPGTTLNLLKFPIINPTPYRLFRRQERLQKDSRQSEEDLAPEELRRLQTLSKQGYLTGRIGRTFRVDPVPKRDEIQFDPDSLAYGEYGVEEKSTTEPPPVKEVEFSHNELKDAHWLFDTPGIMKEHDVLGLLTDPEVKAVVPRQAIVPRTFVVKPGTVLFLGALGRIDYLQGEKACWFTVVASNELPVHLTSLDRADALYQKHAGNVLLGVPMGGEERMKSFPPLVSQDFTLKGLGYLQATADIKMSSAGWVAVTGVEGDQLVLRAHAPGTSGLSLRTPPLLPHVVTLKGERVRKSSAYKPRKSPVLKLETKPTAAQGAKSLPAKKKKKKTTTQKKASGH; this is encoded by the exons ATGTACCCGTTTCAGGTCGCGTTGCGTCAACTTGTATCGTCCAGATGTACCCGTCATCTATATGTAGTTTGTCTGCCTGGGAGACCCAGTAGAAGGGATGCTCATGTGCTTTCTGCTGGCCAAATATCCACTTCCATTACTCGGGAAGAACTTTTTCATAACACACAAACCTCCAGATTATTTTACAGTACACGGGGGTCAAGGGTTTCCCATTTGGACAGCCAAAGGGGATCCGTTTTACCCAGTTTTACAACCACGGTGGAcccagagaaggaagaagagtTTGTGTTTTTAGATGATGCTGAATTGGTTGATGAAGAACCCCGAGATGAATTACAGACTGTACTCAAAGAGCTCCAAAGGATCGCGTCACCCAAGGCTCCCAACGATGTATCTTTACCACGATCATTGTCGGACAAAAGTCAACACAGAGGTCTAGAGATGCAGCTGAGGTCCCTGCAGACCGCTACGAAAGAGGTCAACCTGGACTCTCTTGTTCAATTCCACGACATCAACTACCCAGAGGACGAGGGCATCAGTAAAAAGGCCAAGAGTGAGAAGAAGAAAGTGGCGAGGGGGGAGCACAAGGTCCACGGCACCCCTGACTCGGACCAGCCCGTCAGCAGCACCTGCTGTTCGGGCTGCGGCGCTGTTCTGCACTGCACAGCCCCGGAGGTCGCAGGATACCTGCCCAGCGAGAAGTTTAAGGTACTTACTCGTGAGGACCGGTTGAAAAACTCTGTGTGTCAACGCTGTTATCTCCTCGTCCACCACCAGAAGGCACTGACCGTCGAGATGTCAAAGGAGGATTACAGGAATGTAGTCCGGGGCATCAAGTCCCACAAGGCTCTGGTTCTCCTCATAGTCGACCTCCTGGATCTTCCTGACTCCATTGTGCCGGATATAACCGACCTTGTAGGAAGAAACAAGCATATTGTCGTTTTGGGCAACAAGATAGACTTGCTTCCTAAAGACGCTGACAACTATCTGCAGCGAATCAAACGCCAGCTTTCTCAGTACTGCAACGAAGCTGGCATCGGTGAAAACATCAAAGATGTGCACCTTATCAGTGCCAAGACAGGATACGGCATTGAGAACCTGATCAGCTCCCTCCAGAGGTCTTGGAAGTACAAGGGCGATGTGTATCTAGTGGGGACGGCAAATGCTGGGAAATCCACCCTCTTTAACACACTACTAGACTCTGACTACTGCAAGTCCAAGGGCACTGATGTCATCCACAAGGCCACCATCTCCCCCTGGccag GCACCACGCTGAACCTGCTCAAGTTCCCCATCATCAACCCCACGCCGTACCGCCTGTTCCGCCGCCAGGAGCGGCTGCAGAAGGACTCCCGGCAGAGCGAGGAGGACCTGGCGCCTGAGGAGCTGAGGAGACTGCAGACACTCAGCAAGCAGGGTTACCTCacgg GTCGCATCGGGAGGACCTTCCGAGTGGACCCAGTCCCCAAGAGGGATGAGATCCAGTTTGACCCCGACAGTCTAGCCTATGGGGAATACGGTGTGGAAGAGAAGTCCACCACAG AGCCCCCTCcggtgaaggaggtggagttCTCACACAATGAGCTGAAAGACGCCCACTGGCTATTCGACACGCCGGGCATCATGAAGGAGCACGAT GTGCTTGGTCTTCTGACCGACCCGGAGGTGAAGGCGGTGGTACCCAGGCAGGCTATCGTGCCCCGGACCTTCGTCGTGAAGCCAGGCACGGTACTCTTCCTGGGGGCCTTGGGGAGAATCgactacctccag GGGGAGAAGGCCTGCTGGTTTACGGTGGTGGCGTCCAATGAGCTTCCTGTCCACCTCACCAGCCTGGACCGGGCCGACGCCCTCTACCAGAAACACGCGGGGAACGTCCTACTGGgg GTTCCGATGGGCGGGGAGGAGCGCATGAAGAGCTTTCCTCCACTGGTGTCCCAGGACTTCACCCTCAAGGGTCTAGGGTACCTCCAAGCCACGGCCGACATCAAGATGTCCTCTGCAG GCTGGGTGGCGGTGACAGGGGTGGAAGGAGACCAGCTGGTCCTAAGAGCGCACGCCCCTGGCACGTCGGGCCTCTCCCTGAGGACCCCCCCTCTGCTGCCCCACGTCGTCACGCTGAAGGGGGAGCGCGTCCGCAAGTCCTCGGCCTACAAGCCAAGGAAGAGCCCCGTCCTGAAGCTGGAGACCAAGCCCACGGCCGCGCAGGGAGCCAAGAGCCTCCcggccaagaagaagaagaagaagacgacgaCGCAGAAGAAAGCTTCAGGACATTGA
- the nipsnap3a gene encoding protein NipSnap homolog 3A isoform X2: MLRNALCRLSSKTERVCAATSGVVRALFSTGPQQKHGTFYEFRTYFIRPDQNSAFLKLTNEKIHLRTAHSELLGYWSVEYGGLNQVFHIWKYDSFSQRAGVRAALSQEPKWLGEYISKAIPMLTTQDNEVTYLVPWSQIQSPPKEGGTYELASFQMKPGGPAVWGEAFQASVCARATPGYGHLVGVFHSEFGPLNRVHALWWYESPDHRAAVRHEAHEDARVVAAVRESVSHLQSQSSKLMFPCSFSPLK; this comes from the exons ATGCTTCGGAACGCACTGTGCCGCTTGTCAAGCAAAACGGAACGCGTTTGTGCTGCGACGTCCGGTGTGGTG CGCGCGCTGTTCTCAACGGGGCCCCAGCAGAAACACGGTACCTTTTACGAGTTCCGAACATACTTCATCCGTCCGGACCAGAACTCAGCCTTCCTCAAGCTGACCAACGAGAAGATCCACCTGCGAACCGCTCACTCTGAGCTCCTTGGCTACTGGAGTGTGGAGTATGGAGGCCTCAACCAAGTCTTTCATATCTGGAAGTATG ACAGTTTTTCTCAGCGGGCAGGTGTGCGGGCAGCTCTGTCTCAGGAACCCAAATGGCTCGGGGAGTACATCTCTAAAGCCATCCCCATGCTGACCACCCAGGACAACGAGGTCACCTACCTGGTCCCCTGGAGCCAGATCCAGAGCCCGCCCAAGGAGGGCG GGACGTATGAGCTGGCCTCCTTCCAGATGAAGCCAGGAGGCCCGGCGGTGTGGGGCGAGGCGTTTCAGGCCTCCGTGTGCGCCCGTGCGACCCCCGGCTATGGCCACCTGGTGGGGGTCTTCCACAGCGAGTTCGGACCGCTCAACAGAG TCCACGCCTTGTGGTGGTACGAGAGTCCAGACCATCGCGCCGCCGTTCGCCATGAAGCGCACGAGGACGCCAGGGTGGTGGCTGCAG tgagggagagcgtGTCCCACCTCCAGTCCCAAAGCAGTAAGCTCATGTTTCCCTGCAGCTTCTCTCCTCTGAAGTAG
- the rest gene encoding RE1-silencing transcription factor isoform X1, with protein MATRAMFPAGVFSVGGEMVEDEGPSLSDLPGNNLPVPQLVMLANAATAVGGMESAAEDGASCDGLTEEKDMVELKTVGCTYSDSEGESVRYSYDQQNRVEFCIVEYVDSPGPRVWTPAPRNKVQDDHEAAEEEEEEGEKKKEETKDSEEDVKDLSKPQEASAPDTAEASAAAAAAKRRSSHAAAVESAKKKKPFHCKPCNYQAENEEEFVEHLGTHAVSKRMMLNRVEGRSKAKGPGAGGPVPPAEAGGGDEADSKGVIRCERCGYNTNRYDHYVAHLKHHSKEGEDQRVFKCTLCPYTTVSQYHWRKHLRNHFPSKLHTCDQCSYFSDRKSNYIQHIRKHTGMRPFRCPYCDYSSSQKTHLTRHMRTHSGERPFKCDTCNYLAANQHEVTRHARQVHNGPKPLACPYCLYKTADRSNFKKHVELHLNPRQFHCPLCKYAASKKCNLQYHIKSRHVGCDIPIDVSKVKLRVKKGGEDSADPSGRSKVRGGEDDDEDDDDGGSGGDFESDEEYGSKLAPAPIAPSAKKGGGHTQAVGTDGETDRGQRKAKTAAAVKDKGALEGKEKAVRKVTTRQRKVAAADGGPAETPPKSRDPKAKRSARKKQPLPKETPCVQEAAEPANPNEGQVVLQRSIEEMKKLQKERRMEKVRKAKQEDGKPKADVKTNKRLQSRRTGAKKPDKGSGKPGEGVSVGNGPEESPEVEQPARKVKVGKRRAVEALDLSTKHSAATPTSGLPSPKRCKTSAANKPATKPSLSKTASETPEPCQAPQEEEAKLKKTRKTNKRTPVLQEAPASPGDTLDSVTGGTPTAPTDVQRSPPETQSEVSHPQPDSSDVQRLTKPRPAQQKDKPAAQETAPQETEPQEAAPQEAASQEAAPPAPEKDLPAAAEGPSRGSGPGEEEEETPCAVADRPPAPTFRRPGAKAPRPSLELPRPAEEDEGIHSSHEGASDASDCASEGGSEDSGLNSAGAGSGKMANDPETPTDEIPTPTELKCHLCVFCDRTFPLEVEYRRHLNRHLVNVYYPAEAGK; from the exons ATGGCCACCCGTGCCATGTTCCCCGCGGGTGTGTTCTCGGttgggggggagatggtggaggacgAAGGCCCCAGCCTGAGTGATCTGCCCGGGAACAACCTGCCCGTGCCCCAGCTGGTAATGCTGGCAAACGCGGCCACAGCGGTGGGGGGCATGGAAAGTGCGGCGGAGGACGGGGCCAGCTGCGACGGGCTCACGGAGGAGAAGGACATGGTGGAGCTGAAGACGGTTGGCTGCACCTACTCggacagcgagggagagagcgtgAG ATACAGCTACGACCAGCAGAACCGGGTCGAGTTCTGCATCGTGGAGTACGTGGATTCCCCCGGACCCCGGGTTTGGACCCCAGCCCCCAGGAACAAAGTCCAGGATGACCACGAggcagcggaggaggaggaggaggagggggagaagaagaaggaggaaacCAAAGACTCGGAAGAGGACGTCAAGGATCTTTCCAAACCACAGGAGGCGAGTGCCCCCGACACGGCGGAAGcttctgccgccgccgccgccgccaaacGCAGGAGTAGCCACGCCGCCGCGGTGGAGAGcgccaagaagaagaagccctTCCACTGCAAGCCCTGCAACTACCAGGCGGAGAACGAGGAGGAGTTTGTGGAGCACCTGGGCACCCACGCCGTCAGCAAGAGGATGATGCTGAACCGCGTGGAGGGCCGGAGCAAGGCCAAGGGcccgggggccgggggccccgTGCCGCCGGCGGAGGCCGGCGGTGGGGACGAGGCGGACAGCAAGGGCGTGATCCGCTGCGAGAGGTGCGGCTACAACACCAACCGCTACGACCACTACGTCGCCCACCTCAAGCACCACAgcaaggagggggaggaccAAAG GGTGTTCAAGTGCACTCTGTGTCCGTACACCACCGTCAGCCAGTACCACTGGAGGAAGCATCTGCGCAATCACTTCCCCAGCAAGCTCCACACCTGCGACCAGTGCTCCTACTTCTCGGACCGCAAGAGCAACTACATCCAGCACATACGAAAGCACACCG gAATGCGTCCGTTCCGGTGTCCCTACTGTGACTACTCCAGCTCCCAGAAGACTCACCTGACCCGTCACATGAGGACCCATTCAG GCGAGAGGCCGTTCAAGTGCGACACCTGCAACTACCTGGCGGCCAATCAGCACGAGGTGACGAGGCACGCCCGCCAGGTGCACAACGGCCCCAAGCCGCTGGCCTGTCCCTACTGCCTGTACAAGACGGCCGACCGCAGCAACTTCAAGAAGCACGTGGAGCTCCACCTCAACCCGCGGCAGTTCCACTGCCCGCTCTGCAAGTACGCCGCGTCCAAGAAGTGCAACCTGCAGTACCACATCAAGTCCCGCCACGTGGGCTGCGACATCCCCATCGACGTGTCCAAGGTCAAGCTCCGCGTCAagaaggggggggaggactCCGCAGACCCCTCGGGCCGCAGCAAGGTGAGGGGcggggaggacgacgacgaagacgacgacgacggcggcaGCGGAGGCGACTTTGAAAGTGACGAAGAGTACGGGAGCAAACTAGCGCCGGCTCCGATCGCCCCGTCCGCCAAGAAGGGCGGGGGCCACACGCAGGCCGTGGGGACCGACGGGGAGACGGACCGAGGCCAGAGGAAGGCCAAGACCGCCGCGGCCGTCAAGGACAAGGGCGCCCTGGAGGGTAAGGAGAAGGCGGTGAGGAAGGTGACCACCAGGCAGAGGAAGGTGGCCGCGGCGGACGGAGGTCCGGCGGAGACGCCGCCGAAGAGCAGAGACCCCAAGGCGAAGAGGAGCGCCAGGAAGAAGCAGCCGCTGCCCAAGGAGACGCCGTGCGTCCAGGAGGCGGCCGAGCCGGCCAACCCCAACGAAGGGCAGGTCGTCCTGCAGCGGTCGATAGAGGAGATGAAGAAACtccagaaggagaggaggatggaaaAGGTGAGGAAGGCCAAGCAGGAGGACGGTAAACCCAAGGCTGACGTCAAGACGAACAAAAGGCTCCAGTCCAGGAGGACGGGAGCAAAGAAACCCGACAAAGGGAGCGGAAAACCTGGGGAGGGTGTCTCCGTGGGAAACGGCCCAGAAGAGTCACCTGAGGTGGAACAGCCGGCGAGGAAGGTCAAGGTTGGGAAGCGGAGAGCAGTAGAGGCCTTGGACCTTTCGACAAAGCATTCTGCTGCTACCCCGACCTCAGGACTCCCCAGTCCCAAGAGGTGTAAAACGAGCGCTGCCAACAAGCCGGCCACAAAACCCAGCCTTTCTAAAACAGCCTCTGAGACGCCAGAGCCGTGTCAAGCCCCGCAGGAAGAAGAGGCGAAGCTGAAGAAGACCCGGAAGACCAACAAGAGGACGCCCGTCCTGCAGGAAGCTCCCGCCTCCCCCGGAGACACGCTGGACTCTGTCACCGGGGGCACTCCGACGGCCCCTACAGACGTCCAGCGCTCTCCCCCTGAGACCCAGAGTGAGGTGAGCCACCCCCAACCAGACTCCAGCGACGTGCAGAGGCTGACAAAACCCCGGCCGGCGCAGCAGAAAGACAAACCCGCTGCGCAGGAAACGGCGCCACAGGAAACGGAGCCACAGGAAGCGGCACCACAGGAAGCGGCATCACAGGAAGCCGCTCCTCCAGCCCCGGAGAAGGACCTCCCAGCAGCGGCCGAGGGGCCGTCCCGGGGCTCCGGccccggagaggaggaggaggagacccccTGCGCCGTCGCAGACCGGCCCCCCGCGCCCACGTTCCGGCGCCCGGGGGCCAAAGCCCCGCGGCCGTCCCTGGAGCTCCCCAGGCCggcggaggaggacgaggggatACACAGCAGCCACGAGGGCGCCAGCGACGCCAGCGACTGCGCCTCCGAGGGCGGCAGCGAGGACTCGGGCCTCAACAGCGCCGGGGCCGGGTCGGGCAAGATGGCCAACGACCCGGAGACGCCCACCGACGAGATCCCCACGCCCACCGAGCTCAAGTGCCACCTGTGCGTCTTCTGCGACCGCACCTTCCCCCTGGAGGTGGAGTACCGCCGCCACCTCAACCGCCATCTGGTCAACGTTTATTACCCCGCCGAGGCCGGGAAGTGA
- the nipsnap3a gene encoding protein NipSnap homolog 3A isoform X1: MLRNALCRLSSKTERVCAATSGVVQRALFSTGPQQKHGTFYEFRTYFIRPDQNSAFLKLTNEKIHLRTAHSELLGYWSVEYGGLNQVFHIWKYDSFSQRAGVRAALSQEPKWLGEYISKAIPMLTTQDNEVTYLVPWSQIQSPPKEGGTYELASFQMKPGGPAVWGEAFQASVCARATPGYGHLVGVFHSEFGPLNRVHALWWYESPDHRAAVRHEAHEDARVVAAVRESVSHLQSQSSKLMFPCSFSPLK; encoded by the exons ATGCTTCGGAACGCACTGTGCCGCTTGTCAAGCAAAACGGAACGCGTTTGTGCTGCGACGTCCGGTGTGGTG CAGCGCGCGCTGTTCTCAACGGGGCCCCAGCAGAAACACGGTACCTTTTACGAGTTCCGAACATACTTCATCCGTCCGGACCAGAACTCAGCCTTCCTCAAGCTGACCAACGAGAAGATCCACCTGCGAACCGCTCACTCTGAGCTCCTTGGCTACTGGAGTGTGGAGTATGGAGGCCTCAACCAAGTCTTTCATATCTGGAAGTATG ACAGTTTTTCTCAGCGGGCAGGTGTGCGGGCAGCTCTGTCTCAGGAACCCAAATGGCTCGGGGAGTACATCTCTAAAGCCATCCCCATGCTGACCACCCAGGACAACGAGGTCACCTACCTGGTCCCCTGGAGCCAGATCCAGAGCCCGCCCAAGGAGGGCG GGACGTATGAGCTGGCCTCCTTCCAGATGAAGCCAGGAGGCCCGGCGGTGTGGGGCGAGGCGTTTCAGGCCTCCGTGTGCGCCCGTGCGACCCCCGGCTATGGCCACCTGGTGGGGGTCTTCCACAGCGAGTTCGGACCGCTCAACAGAG TCCACGCCTTGTGGTGGTACGAGAGTCCAGACCATCGCGCCGCCGTTCGCCATGAAGCGCACGAGGACGCCAGGGTGGTGGCTGCAG tgagggagagcgtGTCCCACCTCCAGTCCCAAAGCAGTAAGCTCATGTTTCCCTGCAGCTTCTCTCCTCTGAAGTAG